One genomic window of Arvicola amphibius chromosome 4, mArvAmp1.2, whole genome shotgun sequence includes the following:
- the Pnmt gene encoding phenylethanolamine N-methyltransferase, translating to MSGGIDPNHAAEMAPDSDPGRAAVASAYQRFEPRAYLLNNYAPPRGDLSNPDGVGPWKLRCMAQTFATGEVSGQALIDIGSGPTVYQLLSACAHFEDITMTDFLEVNRQELGLWLREEPGAFDWSVYSQHACLIEGKGESWQEKERQLRARVKRVLPIDVHQPQPLGPSSLAPLPADALVSAFCLEAVSPDLASFQRALQHITTLLRPGGHLLLIGALEESWYLAGEARLSVVPVSEEEVREALVLGGYEVRDLRTYIMPAHLRTGVDDVKGVFFAWAQKTEVQE from the exons ATGAGCGGTGGCATAGATCCGAACCACGCTGCAGAGATGGCCCCTGATTCGGACCCTGGCCGGGCAGCTGTTGCCTCGGCTTACCAGCGCTTCGAGCCCCGTGCCTACCTCCTCAACAACTATGCTCCTCCTCGTGGAGACCTGAGTAACCCTGATGGCGTCGGGCCTTGGAAGCTGCGCTGCATGGCACAAACCTTTGCCACGG GTGAGGTGTCTGGACAGGCCCTCATTGACATTGGGTCAGGCCCCACCGTATACCAGCTACTCAGTGCCTGCGCCCACTTTGAGGACATCACCATGACAGATTTCTTGGAGGTCAACCGGCAGGAGCTGGGACTCTGGCTTCGGGAGGAACCAGGAGCCTTCGACTGGAGTGTGTACAGCCAGCATGCTTGTCTCATCGAGGGCAAGGG CGAGTCCTGGCAGGAGAAGGAACGCCAGCTACGAGCGAGGGTGAAGCGAGTCCTGCCCATTGATGTGcaccagccccagcccctgggtCCTTCAAGCCTGGCCCCCCTGCCGGCGGATGCCCTGGTCTCCGCCTTCTGCCTAGAGGCTGTGAGCCCAGATCTTGCCAGCTTCCAGCGGGCTCTGCAGCACATCACCACACTGCTGAGGCCGGGGGGTCATCTCCTCCTCATCGGAGCCCTAGAGGAGTCGTGGTACCTCGCTGGGGAGGCCAGGCTGTCTGTAGtgccagtgtcagaggaggaggtgagggaggccCTGGTCCTTGGTGGTTATGAGGTACGAGACCTTCGTACCTACATCATGCCTGCCCATCTCCGCACGGGTGTAGATGATGTCAAGGGTGTCTTCTTTGCCTGggctcagaagacagaggtgCAGGAGTGA
- the LOC119812058 gene encoding telethonin, protein MATSELSCQVSEENQERREAFWAEWKDLTLSTRPEEGCSLHEEDTQRHETYHRQGQCQAVVQRSPWLVMRLGILGRGLQEYQLPYQRVLPLPIFTPTKVGAVKEEREETPIQLRELLALEAALGGQCVERQDVAEITKQLPPVVPVSKPGTLRRTLSRSMSQEAQRG, encoded by the exons ATGGCCACTTCAGAGCTGAGCTGCCAAGTGTCTGAGGAGAACCAGGAACGCCGGGAAGCCTTCTGGGCTGAGTGGAAAGATCTGACTCTGTCCACCAGGCCGGAAGAGGG ATGCTCCCTGCATGAGGAAGATACGCAGAGACATGAGACCTACCACAGACAGGGACAGTGTCAGGCCGTGGTGCAACGCTCGCCCTGGCTGGTGATGCGCCTGGGCATCCTAGGCCGTGGGCTGCAGGAATACCAGCTGCCGTACCAGCGGGTGCTGCCGCTGCCCATCTTCACCCCCACCAAGGTGGGAGCTGTCAAGGAGGAGCGCGAGGAGACCCCCATCCAGCTGCGGGAGCTGCTGGCACTGGAGGCAGCCCTGGGCGGCCAGTGCGTGGAGCGCCAGGACGTGGCTGAGATCACTAAGCAGCTTCCCCCCGTGGTACCTGTCAGCAAACCTGGGACCCTGCGGCGTACCCTGTCTAGATCCATGTCTCAggaagctcagagaggctga